One stretch of Aquimarina sp. Aq107 DNA includes these proteins:
- a CDS encoding DUF4114 domain-containing protein, producing MKKTILFIFLFITIKFAYGQLPFDCNEAKFYQVISGSLRSYDPVTGSYSEPLHTTPSYNAGGYNNVDDFLYAIRSSDRHLLRIGMDQVVDLGAVATNRGVDFGGGYAADVDSEGNLWVFQNSQGRQSFHKIINLQSYDGTTSPTFEIVVADQASPNTCADIVFIDGNLYGGSKGEVYKWDLSSSTPVFSSKTVTDLPNDTFGACYTDTSNRLYVSSNKGGLHLVNDYEGVSPYATLLNNTDVTNQNDGFKCAAGVSPIDADGDEVLDPFDKDTDGDGIPDIVEGGGIDPYGDDDNDGIFNYLDPDFGNTCNSGVSLVFDIDRDGIPNVLDLDSDNDGIYDIVEAGLGSYDTNGDGLFNSEDAGFLDSDLDGIADVVDVDQTGVAFFPDDTDGDLIYDPYDIDADQDGIIDLIEGQNSATFVSLSGLDQDRDGVDDAFDPDQGGTPQGYQNTDNTDTPDFLDTDSNNDGVLDTVDAYDTNNDGIADTTLANNDFDQDGLDDGFDIKETVFDSENGDQTPSSFPVASTGERYQYLGTFDVDGVPDYLVADITIDSGLLTKIDAALPEGDSVVDLNPNYIYGGYDTDIIIEQSTNVAITFINENTSYENILGYYTYDINSPLVKTPEPEDITVILPNSSASGSGGGLTAGNTVDLGSFPANTGIGWVLLVDAWDGSGLDEGIWQLYSQTEFNPECDETLRPHNILFKDDSNEVIVLGFEDERRDYPGVDNDFNDLLFYITADQYSSIKTSNIIDLEEEGEVTSGNDGGLESNGDLATLIAKRNFTRSKTNEVYNKKKLQKEFKPGSKSYKTRNNDDLSIYFPQTGATGTETSYVSTPEDLIDITNASSVFSVDYYNNENRVGVGLATVTSGKIYDHSKTICDRLNGSVLEDIRTLSVRDYTLVNTKIRRPSGELEQTLHFSVRLDEFQNELYSLWNIDQYPEGDYLNFQIWGGSIPQVVNIANTIIDKLLEDKGLGKMFIPSNIPEVFVQKGNYKDGKLILDIVNKNQVDQFDFRGNKRVTELSDEELMLSSISLSGSYQESIIIDTGYLFDIGFEVTVNDKTDALYLADGPWGLDYNPEGADVTNFEIIKEEITENDADDYLIERDVIVQGSVKETLNIFRSVLGGDLTLNVSEYNELKFELQANREVEVILVNKELTDWENRLRYTISGDGNMQTFNISFSEFTNPSGDNGTQLQDIRSIVFSVQGNYQTFESFDINITDIAFTNAEVLSVEDHENLEEEVNSVMNYPNPFRTATAIKVPETIRGNVKISVIDVLGKVVQEEQEIPINAARTITFIPKNLSPGVYRYIVVGDQSTRYVGSFMIY from the coding sequence ATGAAAAAAACTATACTATTTATATTTTTATTTATCACGATAAAGTTTGCATATGGTCAACTCCCTTTTGATTGCAATGAAGCTAAGTTTTATCAAGTGATTTCAGGATCTTTAAGATCTTATGATCCGGTTACAGGTTCTTATTCAGAGCCATTACATACTACGCCAAGCTATAATGCTGGAGGTTACAATAATGTAGATGATTTTTTATACGCTATTAGAAGTAGTGATAGACATTTATTAAGAATCGGGATGGATCAAGTTGTAGATCTCGGAGCTGTTGCCACTAATAGAGGTGTTGATTTTGGTGGAGGTTATGCAGCGGATGTCGATAGCGAAGGGAATTTATGGGTCTTCCAAAATTCACAAGGAAGACAATCTTTTCATAAAATTATTAACCTTCAGAGTTATGATGGTACCACTTCACCAACTTTTGAGATAGTAGTAGCAGATCAAGCTTCTCCAAATACGTGTGCAGATATCGTTTTTATAGATGGAAATCTTTATGGAGGTAGTAAAGGAGAAGTCTATAAATGGGACTTATCGTCATCAACACCAGTTTTTAGTTCTAAAACAGTAACAGATTTACCTAATGATACTTTTGGAGCTTGTTATACAGACACTAGTAATAGGTTGTATGTGTCCAGTAATAAAGGAGGTTTACATTTGGTAAATGATTATGAAGGTGTCTCACCTTATGCTACATTATTGAATAATACAGATGTAACCAATCAGAACGATGGTTTTAAATGTGCAGCAGGTGTTTCTCCAATTGATGCCGATGGAGATGAGGTATTAGATCCTTTTGACAAGGATACTGACGGAGATGGAATCCCGGATATTGTAGAAGGAGGAGGAATAGATCCTTATGGAGATGATGATAACGATGGGATTTTTAATTATTTAGATCCTGATTTTGGCAACACGTGTAATAGTGGAGTTTCTTTAGTTTTTGATATTGATAGAGATGGTATTCCTAATGTACTAGATTTAGATAGTGATAATGATGGGATTTATGATATTGTAGAGGCTGGTCTTGGAAGTTACGACACGAATGGTGATGGTTTATTTAATAGTGAAGATGCTGGATTTCTGGATTCTGATTTAGATGGTATTGCAGATGTCGTGGATGTTGACCAAACAGGTGTTGCGTTTTTTCCGGATGATACTGATGGAGATTTAATTTATGATCCTTATGATATTGATGCAGATCAAGATGGGATTATAGATCTTATTGAAGGACAAAATAGTGCAACCTTCGTTTCTTTATCGGGATTGGATCAGGATAGAGATGGAGTTGATGATGCGTTTGATCCTGACCAAGGAGGTACTCCTCAAGGATATCAAAATACAGATAATACAGATACACCGGATTTTCTCGATACAGATTCAAACAATGATGGAGTTTTAGATACTGTAGATGCTTATGATACTAATAATGATGGTATCGCTGATACCACTTTAGCTAATAACGATTTTGATCAAGATGGACTTGATGATGGTTTTGATATTAAAGAAACTGTTTTTGATTCAGAAAATGGAGATCAAACACCAAGCAGTTTTCCTGTGGCTAGTACAGGAGAACGATATCAATATTTAGGTACATTTGATGTTGATGGTGTACCAGATTATTTGGTAGCAGATATTACTATAGATTCTGGCCTTTTGACCAAAATTGATGCAGCATTACCAGAGGGAGATTCTGTAGTAGATTTAAACCCTAATTATATTTATGGCGGTTATGATACTGATATTATAATAGAACAATCTACGAATGTCGCAATCACTTTTATCAATGAAAATACATCTTATGAAAACATTCTCGGATATTATACATACGATATTAATTCACCATTGGTAAAGACGCCGGAACCAGAGGATATTACTGTGATTTTGCCTAATTCATCCGCTTCAGGAAGTGGAGGAGGTTTAACTGCAGGGAATACCGTGGATTTAGGAAGTTTTCCGGCAAATACAGGAATAGGATGGGTTTTGTTGGTTGATGCGTGGGATGGTAGCGGTTTGGATGAAGGAATTTGGCAATTGTATTCGCAGACAGAATTTAATCCGGAATGTGACGAAACATTACGTCCTCATAATATATTATTTAAAGATGATTCTAATGAAGTCATTGTATTAGGTTTCGAAGATGAAAGAAGGGATTATCCAGGAGTAGATAATGATTTTAATGATTTATTGTTTTACATTACCGCAGATCAATATTCTTCTATAAAGACGAGTAATATAATTGATTTAGAAGAAGAAGGTGAAGTAACTTCTGGTAATGATGGTGGGTTAGAAAGTAATGGAGATTTAGCTACTTTAATAGCGAAAAGAAATTTTACTAGATCAAAAACCAATGAAGTATACAATAAGAAAAAATTACAAAAAGAATTTAAACCAGGTAGTAAGTCCTATAAAACTAGGAATAATGATGATTTAAGCATTTATTTTCCTCAAACTGGAGCTACTGGAACTGAAACTTCTTATGTTTCTACACCAGAGGATTTAATAGATATTACGAATGCATCCTCGGTATTTTCTGTTGATTATTATAATAACGAAAATAGAGTAGGAGTTGGTTTAGCAACTGTAACTAGCGGAAAAATATACGATCATTCTAAAACGATTTGTGATCGATTGAATGGTTCTGTTTTAGAAGACATAAGAACACTAAGTGTTCGGGATTATACTCTAGTGAATACCAAGATTCGGAGACCTTCAGGAGAATTAGAGCAAACTTTGCATTTTTCAGTAAGATTAGATGAGTTTCAAAATGAGTTATATAGTCTTTGGAATATTGATCAATATCCAGAAGGAGACTATTTGAACTTTCAAATTTGGGGAGGCTCTATTCCACAGGTAGTAAATATAGCGAATACCATTATCGATAAACTTTTAGAAGATAAAGGTTTAGGTAAGATGTTTATCCCATCTAATATTCCAGAGGTATTTGTGCAAAAAGGAAATTATAAGGATGGAAAGTTGATTCTTGATATCGTGAATAAAAATCAAGTTGATCAATTTGATTTTAGAGGGAATAAAAGAGTTACAGAATTATCTGACGAAGAATTAATGCTCTCATCAATTTCATTGTCTGGGTCGTATCAAGAGAGTATTATTATAGATACTGGATATTTATTTGATATTGGATTTGAGGTTACCGTTAATGATAAAACGGATGCATTATATCTAGCTGATGGACCTTGGGGTCTTGATTATAACCCAGAAGGAGCAGATGTAACCAATTTCGAAATTATAAAGGAAGAAATTACAGAAAATGATGCTGATGATTATTTGATAGAAAGAGACGTAATTGTACAAGGTTCTGTAAAAGAAACACTAAATATATTTAGAAGTGTTTTGGGTGGAGATTTAACATTGAATGTATCCGAATACAATGAATTAAAATTTGAATTGCAAGCAAACAGAGAAGTAGAAGTTATTCTTGTAAATAAAGAATTAACCGATTGGGAAAATAGGTTAAGGTATACTATTTCTGGAGATGGCAATATGCAAACATTTAACATATCTTTTTCGGAGTTCACAAATCCTAGTGGAGATAATGGAACACAATTACAGGATATTAGAAGCATCGTGTTTTCTGTACAAGGAAATTATCAGACCTTCGAATCATTTGATATAAATATTACTGATATAGCCTTTACCAATGCAGAAGTATTAAGCGTAGAAGATCATGAAAACTTGGAAGAGGAAGTTAATTCTGTTATGAATTATCCAAATCCATTTCGCACAGCAACTGCAATAAAAGTACCTGAAACGATTAGGGGTAATGTTAAAATATCCGTTATCGATGTATTAGGTAAAGTAGTACAAGAAGAACAAGAAATTCCGATAAATGCAGCTAGGACAATTACTTTTATTCCTAAAAACCTAAGCCCAGGAGTATATAGATATATTGTTGTTGGGGATCAATCAACCAGATATGTAGGTAGTTTTATGATTTATTAA
- a CDS encoding NADPH-dependent FMN reductase, protein MKNILAIAGSNSSTSINQKLVEYVAKEIVDHKIKVLKLANYSMPIYSEDEEKENGFPGMTLGLKQEISEADALIISVNEHNGSWSAFFKNIIDWLSRLDRNFLEGKKILLMSTSPGQRGGLSSLEFAKNVLPRFGGEIIESFSFPSFHANFSIENNEVTDETLLLGLKEVLSTFAHQIK, encoded by the coding sequence ATGAAAAACATTCTCGCAATAGCAGGTTCCAATAGTAGTACTTCGATCAATCAAAAACTTGTGGAATATGTAGCTAAAGAAATAGTAGATCATAAAATTAAAGTATTAAAATTGGCAAATTACTCGATGCCAATTTATAGTGAAGATGAAGAAAAAGAAAATGGGTTTCCGGGAATGACTTTAGGTCTAAAACAAGAGATATCCGAAGCTGATGCTTTGATTATTTCTGTAAATGAGCATAATGGAAGCTGGAGCGCTTTTTTTAAAAACATTATTGATTGGTTATCTCGATTGGATCGTAATTTTTTAGAAGGAAAAAAAATACTTTTAATGAGTACATCACCTGGTCAAAGAGGAGGTTTAAGTTCTTTGGAATTTGCGAAGAATGTACTTCCTAGATTTGGAGGTGAGATTATAGAAAGTTTCAGTTTTCCTTCATTTCATGCGAATTTTTCTATAGAAAATAATGAAGTTACTGATGAAACACTTTTGTTGGGATTAAAGGAAGTTCTAAGTACTTTTGCGCATCAGATTAAATAA
- the pabB gene encoding aminodeoxychorismate synthase component I yields MRSTKIYILENSSDFKIKLLQWAQQFDEIVWLDSNTYSQQYSSYDAVLAVDAFTAIQTDHYTGFDKLKEYQEQTADWIFGYLSYDLKNDTEQLTSKNLDSLNFPDLYFFQPKKLFFLKDDRLEIQYLNMVDDEIEEDFLDIQRFPSAIKVPNDDTSCGKVKISLRISKDVYKQKIQQMLAHIARGDIYEANFCQEYFAENSCIAPLETYYHLNQISKPPFATFFRRSHQYLLSASPERYLRKEGNKIISQPIKGTAKRSQREEEDKRLIQDLKNDPKERSENVMIVDLVRNDLSRTAVKGAVQVEELCKVYTFPQVHQMISTVVSEIHSETSPVDVIRTTFPMGSMTGAPKISAMEIIEKLETSKRGLYSGAVGYFTPEGDFDFNVVIRSILYNEDKQYISYTVGGAITAKSDPDKEYEECLIKAKAMREVLEGI; encoded by the coding sequence GTGCGTAGTACCAAAATATATATTTTAGAAAATTCTTCAGACTTTAAAATCAAATTATTGCAATGGGCGCAGCAATTTGATGAAATAGTATGGCTAGATTCTAATACGTATTCCCAGCAATATTCGAGTTATGATGCGGTTTTAGCGGTCGATGCTTTTACTGCTATACAAACAGATCATTATACCGGTTTTGATAAACTAAAAGAGTATCAGGAACAAACAGCTGATTGGATTTTTGGGTATCTATCTTATGATTTAAAAAATGATACAGAGCAATTAACTTCCAAGAATTTAGATAGTTTAAATTTCCCGGATTTATACTTTTTTCAACCTAAGAAGTTATTTTTTTTAAAGGATGATAGATTAGAAATTCAATATCTAAATATGGTGGATGATGAGATAGAGGAAGATTTTCTTGATATTCAGAGATTTCCATCCGCTATAAAGGTTCCTAATGATGATACGTCTTGTGGTAAAGTTAAAATTAGTTTGCGTATTTCTAAAGATGTCTATAAGCAAAAGATCCAACAAATGCTTGCTCATATTGCTCGTGGAGATATTTATGAGGCAAACTTTTGTCAAGAGTATTTTGCCGAAAATAGTTGTATAGCTCCACTAGAAACCTATTATCATCTTAATCAAATCTCTAAGCCACCTTTTGCAACTTTTTTTAGAAGAAGTCATCAATATTTGCTTTCTGCCTCTCCAGAAAGGTATTTAAGAAAAGAAGGAAATAAAATTATTTCTCAACCTATAAAAGGAACTGCTAAGCGTTCACAGAGAGAAGAAGAAGACAAACGACTTATTCAGGATTTAAAAAATGATCCAAAAGAACGCTCAGAAAATGTAATGATTGTAGATTTAGTAAGAAATGATCTTTCTAGAACAGCAGTTAAAGGTGCTGTGCAAGTAGAAGAATTATGTAAGGTCTATACATTTCCGCAAGTACATCAAATGATATCTACAGTGGTATCCGAGATTCATTCAGAAACGTCTCCAGTTGATGTGATTAGAACAACATTTCCTATGGGCAGCATGACAGGAGCGCCAAAGATTTCTGCAATGGAGATAATAGAAAAATTAGAAACATCTAAAAGGGGTTTGTATAGTGGTGCAGTAGGATATTTTACTCCAGAAGGTGATTTTGATTTTAATGTGGTGATAAGAAGTATATTATATAATGAAGACAAGCAATACATATCTTATACTGTTGGAGGTGCTATTACTGCCAAATCCGATCCAGATAAAGAATATGAGGAGTGTTTGATAAAAGCAAAAGCAATGCGAGAAGTGCTGGAAGGTATTTAA
- the tilS gene encoding tRNA lysidine(34) synthetase TilS produces MKQQFKIHIEDHLPFLKGSKLLIACSGGLDSIVLAHICHLLDFEIGIAHCNFNLRGSESDGDEQFVSQFSDAIKAPFFVTHFNTETYANSNKLSIQMAARELRYDWFNMLVQEYNYDYLLTAHHLDDNLETFLINLSRGTGIDGLTGIPEINDHYVRPLLPFSREQILEFATKNNLTWREDSSNKSTKYVRNKLRHNVIPELLTVNTKFLNNFENTLDNLKQTQNFVRDQVEIVRKEVFEYAELDTIKISIYKLQQYKDPKTYLYFLLKKYGFTAWDDIAQILTAQSGKQVFSPTHRLVKNRLHVLLCPIIEDVSDRVYTIPEEENMIMIPSGMIQLKEVSELSDMDLKTIYVDKEKLKYPLIVRKWKEGDYFYPLGMRGKKKLSKYFKDEKLSLLAKERVWLLCSNNEIIWIINYRADNRFKINPKTKQLLKVTIT; encoded by the coding sequence TTGAAGCAGCAGTTTAAAATCCATATAGAAGATCATTTACCGTTTCTAAAAGGAAGTAAATTACTAATTGCTTGTAGTGGAGGTTTGGATAGTATTGTGCTAGCACATATATGTCATTTGCTTGATTTTGAAATTGGTATTGCACATTGTAATTTTAATTTAAGAGGTTCGGAAAGTGATGGAGATGAACAATTTGTGTCTCAATTCTCTGATGCAATTAAAGCTCCTTTTTTTGTAACTCATTTTAATACGGAAACCTATGCTAATAGTAACAAACTTTCTATACAAATGGCCGCAAGAGAGCTTAGGTATGATTGGTTTAATATGTTGGTTCAAGAATATAACTATGACTACCTGTTAACAGCGCATCATCTAGATGATAATTTAGAAACCTTTCTAATAAACCTTTCTAGAGGAACAGGAATCGATGGACTTACTGGGATTCCTGAAATTAATGATCACTATGTAAGACCATTATTACCTTTTTCTAGAGAACAAATTTTAGAATTTGCAACCAAAAATAATCTTACCTGGCGAGAAGATAGTAGCAATAAGAGTACAAAGTATGTCAGAAATAAATTAAGACATAATGTTATCCCCGAACTTTTGACAGTTAACACGAAGTTTTTAAATAATTTCGAAAATACATTGGATAATTTAAAACAGACTCAAAACTTTGTCAGGGATCAAGTAGAGATTGTTAGAAAAGAAGTGTTTGAATATGCTGAGTTAGATACGATCAAAATATCGATTTATAAACTACAACAATATAAAGACCCAAAAACATATTTATATTTTTTATTAAAAAAATATGGTTTTACTGCTTGGGATGATATTGCACAAATTCTAACTGCCCAATCTGGTAAACAAGTTTTTTCGCCTACGCATAGATTAGTAAAAAATCGATTGCACGTATTGCTCTGTCCAATTATAGAAGATGTTTCAGATCGCGTATATACCATTCCTGAAGAAGAGAATATGATTATGATTCCTTCTGGAATGATTCAACTTAAAGAGGTTTCTGAGTTATCTGATATGGATCTAAAAACGATTTATGTAGATAAAGAAAAGTTAAAGTATCCCTTAATTGTAAGAAAATGGAAAGAAGGCGACTATTTTTATCCCCTAGGGATGAGAGGCAAGAAAAAGTTGAGTAAGTATTTTAAAGATGAAAAACTATCTTTGCTCGCTAAAGAAAGAGTCTGGTTGCTATGTTCTAATAATGAGATTATATGGATTATAAATTATAGAGCAGATAACAGATTTAAAATAAACCCCAAAACGAAACAATTACTAAAAGTAACAATAACCTAA
- a CDS encoding thioredoxin family protein gives MRNILLLLTTLLFSTTLFSQIFEPIKWESSVKEESENVYILSFAATLEKGWHIYSQKEVDTDDIAPTATEFTFYNEEKAYELVGETIEPEGIQKFDKVFEMDIKYFEDSVVFTQKIKRLEPSLKTVKAEVFFGVCDDEKCLAPDIVEFNLNLSGKNIDETKNPDVSKSSSEDTDRESTSSSKDSNNDEKGSQKGLWSTFILAFLSGFAALLTPCVFPMIPMTVSFFTKQSKNRASGIKNAIFYGIFIIVIYVGLGSVVTAIFGADALNALSTNVWFNLLFFALLIVFGLSFLGAFEIMLPNSWANKVDRQADKGGMIGIFFMALALAIVSFSCTGPIVGTILVEAASKGGIAPIIGMLGFSLAIALPFALFAMFPGWLNSLPKSGGWLNTVKVFLGFLELAFAFKFLSNADLVLQLGLLQREVFLAIWIAVFGTLGLYLLGKVKLPHDSPIENISVGRLSIALLTLAFTIYLIPGLWGAPLKLISGFPPPQTYSESPRGFGGSSSNSLPGSELPEGAKYGEHDIISFTDYQTGLDYAKKVNKPVLIDFTGYACVNCRKMEEYVWSEPAVLKTLKNDVVLISLYVDYKKELPELEQYVSKTTGKKIKTIGNKWSDFQITRYKANAQPYYVLVDHNEENLSKPVGYTPNENEYLGWLKKGIDNFSVK, from the coding sequence ATGAGGAATATTCTACTATTATTGACAACATTGTTGTTTTCTACCACGTTATTTTCGCAAATATTTGAACCTATTAAATGGGAAAGTAGCGTTAAAGAAGAATCAGAAAATGTTTATATATTATCTTTTGCAGCTACTTTAGAAAAAGGGTGGCATATATATTCACAGAAAGAAGTAGATACAGACGACATAGCTCCGACAGCAACAGAATTCACATTTTATAATGAGGAAAAAGCATACGAACTAGTTGGAGAGACTATAGAACCAGAAGGTATACAGAAGTTTGATAAGGTATTTGAAATGGATATCAAATATTTTGAGGATAGTGTTGTGTTTACCCAAAAAATAAAACGATTAGAACCATCTCTTAAAACGGTGAAGGCCGAAGTGTTTTTTGGAGTATGTGATGATGAAAAATGTCTAGCTCCTGATATAGTAGAGTTTAATCTTAATTTGTCAGGAAAAAATATAGATGAAACAAAAAATCCAGATGTTTCTAAATCTTCTTCAGAGGATACAGATAGAGAATCTACGTCTTCTAGTAAGGATAGTAATAATGATGAAAAAGGTAGTCAAAAAGGTTTATGGAGTACCTTTATCTTAGCTTTCTTATCCGGATTTGCCGCATTATTGACACCATGTGTGTTTCCTATGATTCCAATGACAGTAAGCTTTTTTACTAAGCAAAGTAAAAATAGAGCCTCGGGTATAAAGAACGCAATCTTTTATGGTATTTTTATTATCGTAATCTATGTTGGATTAGGTTCTGTGGTTACAGCTATTTTTGGAGCAGATGCATTAAATGCTTTGTCTACTAATGTCTGGTTTAATTTGTTGTTTTTTGCCTTACTTATCGTTTTTGGACTTTCCTTTCTAGGAGCTTTCGAAATTATGTTGCCAAATTCTTGGGCGAACAAAGTAGATCGACAAGCTGATAAAGGTGGGATGATAGGTATATTTTTTATGGCATTAGCACTTGCTATTGTATCATTTAGTTGTACTGGTCCTATAGTTGGAACTATATTGGTAGAAGCAGCTTCTAAGGGAGGAATTGCTCCTATAATTGGGATGCTTGGTTTCTCACTAGCAATTGCATTGCCATTTGCGCTTTTTGCTATGTTTCCAGGTTGGTTAAATTCTTTGCCCAAAAGTGGTGGTTGGCTAAATACGGTTAAAGTTTTTCTAGGTTTTTTAGAATTGGCATTTGCATTTAAATTTCTATCTAATGCGGATTTAGTGCTACAATTAGGGTTATTACAAAGAGAGGTATTTCTTGCAATATGGATTGCTGTTTTTGGAACGCTTGGATTGTATTTGTTGGGTAAAGTGAAACTTCCTCATGATTCGCCAATAGAAAATATTTCAGTAGGAAGACTATCGATAGCTCTACTGACATTAGCATTTACTATTTATTTAATTCCAGGTTTATGGGGAGCACCATTAAAATTGATAAGTGGTTTCCCACCACCACAAACATATAGCGAATCGCCTAGAGGTTTTGGAGGTTCTAGTAGTAACAGTTTACCAGGCTCAGAGCTTCCAGAAGGAGCCAAGTATGGAGAACATGATATAATATCTTTTACAGATTATCAAACAGGTCTAGATTATGCTAAAAAAGTGAACAAGCCTGTTTTAATTGATTTTACAGGATATGCTTGTGTCAATTGTCGCAAAATGGAAGAATATGTATGGTCTGAACCAGCAGTTTTGAAAACGTTGAAAAACGATGTGGTTTTAATCTCCTTATATGTAGATTATAAAAAAGAACTACCTGAATTAGAACAGTATGTCTCAAAAACTACTGGCAAAAAAATAAAAACAATAGGTAATAAATGGAGTGATTTTCAGATTACTAGATATAAAGCAAATGCGCAGCCTTATTATGTTTTAGTAGACCATAATGAAGAAAACCTGAGCAAACCAGTTGGATATACTCCTAACGAGAATGAGTATTTAGGTTGGTTAAAAAAGGGGATCGATAATTTCTCGGTTAAATAA